A genomic region of Chitinimonas arctica contains the following coding sequences:
- a CDS encoding tail protein X, with protein sequence MARTIRTAEGDILDTLCQLIYGYLDGTVETVLAANPGLAAQAQPYPSGLLITFPDLPARRQDAIQLWA encoded by the coding sequence ATGGCGAGGACTATACGAACGGCTGAGGGCGATATCCTCGATACCCTGTGCCAACTGATCTACGGCTATCTGGATGGGACGGTGGAAACCGTCCTGGCCGCTAACCCCGGCTTGGCGGCCCAGGCGCAGCCTTATCCGTCCGGCCTGCTGATCACGTTTCCGGATCTGCCTGCCCGCCGGCAGGATGCGATCCAGCTGTGGGCCTAG
- a CDS encoding calcium-binding protein, with product MDASRSVRVLNHFNGGESAIAYVQPMSGNGISAAEIARLIPPNTPTTGNDNLNGTAAAESLAGGAGNDTIYGLGGNDTLAGDDGDDRLNGGDDSLRGGNGNDQLFGEAGNDLLDGGGGDNTLTGGLGHDFYIVSNGREMIVENANEGSDTVVTGVTHTLGANLENLTLAPGTASINGTGNALNNVLTGNNGANRLDGGLGSDTYALAKGGGADIIRDFDTTANNVDAIQFKDVKSTEISAVQKVGVNLVLKYGAADQVTVENYFDATNALAYRLEQFKFSDSVVWNHTHIQARAVTAKWADASGDSLEVLPRPPMVASVDQQLASLVSAMATFAPMDAALLHQSIPAHEHYAPMLTANRLM from the coding sequence GTGGATGCCAGCCGTAGCGTGCGGGTACTGAATCACTTCAACGGCGGCGAGTCGGCGATTGCCTATGTTCAGCCCATGAGTGGCAACGGGATATCAGCCGCCGAGATTGCCCGGCTGATCCCGCCCAATACCCCCACGACCGGCAACGACAACCTCAATGGCACCGCTGCCGCCGAAAGCCTGGCGGGCGGCGCCGGCAACGACACAATCTATGGCCTAGGTGGCAACGACACCCTGGCCGGCGATGATGGCGACGACCGTCTCAACGGTGGCGACGACAGCCTGCGCGGCGGGAATGGCAACGACCAACTGTTCGGCGAGGCCGGCAACGACCTGCTCGATGGCGGTGGCGGCGACAACACCCTCACAGGTGGCCTAGGCCATGACTTCTACATTGTCAGCAATGGTCGCGAAATGATTGTCGAGAACGCCAACGAGGGCAGCGATACGGTGGTGACTGGCGTCACGCACACCCTGGGTGCCAATCTGGAGAACCTCACCCTCGCCCCCGGCACCGCTTCCATCAATGGCACCGGCAATGCGCTGAACAATGTGCTGACCGGCAACAACGGCGCCAATCGCCTGGATGGCGGCTTGGGCAGCGATACCTATGCCCTGGCCAAGGGCGGCGGCGCTGACATAATCCGCGACTTCGACACGACCGCCAACAACGTCGATGCCATCCAGTTCAAGGATGTGAAATCAACCGAGATCAGCGCGGTGCAGAAGGTGGGCGTCAACTTGGTCCTGAAGTACGGCGCCGCCGACCAAGTGACCGTCGAGAACTACTTCGACGCGACCAATGCGCTGGCCTATCGCCTCGAGCAATTCAAGTTCAGCGATAGCGTGGTGTGGAATCACACCCACATACAAGCCAGAGCGGTAACGGCCAAGTGGGCGGATGCCAGCGGCGACAGCCTGGAAGTGCTACCCCGTCCGCCGATGGTCGCGTCCGTGGATCAGCAGTTAGCCAGCTTGGTCAGCGCCATGGCGACGTTTGCGCCGATGGATGCAGCCTTGCTGCACCAGTCCATCCCGGCGCATGAGCATTACGCGCCGATGCTGACGGCAAATCGTTTGATGTAG
- a CDS encoding methyl-accepting chemotaxis protein gives MLRTFLDRLMMWQKFIILAALGIGLALPPIYLYFNHANTVIDVSLNEQLGIGPGKTALNLLQQVQQHRGLSAAFLGASQLADKRQAKQEEVEKTLALLETQLKDQSGDLKEQLQKVRADWQGLSGGVAARSIDVPQSYQQHTALCVYLLKVVEQIADQFGLSLDPDADTYYLMRAVYVDLPTLAENLGQLRAKGAGLLATKQIDQNGKAVMYGLLSTARSGTERMENTLKKAIAANSDLQAKMGALVVEGSKNARDAAELARSKVASMDTLDYPAPDYIAFFTQSIDVEFKLTHAAMQQLDDLIAARISHQRSTRNLLFAAIAVMASLAAVIGWLVAASILRPVRQALAAAQAVAAGDLTHAIETGGKSETGQMLNALALMQQSLHKTITSTRDHANELANAADALATSSTQVSQASSQQSETTAAMAAVVEQLTVSISQVSDNTDDAGRASVNAGKLSQEGTLVIQQTATDIRDIAASIRSTATTISELGEQSKHISGIVAVIREVADQTNLLALNAAIEAARAGEYGRGFAVVADEVRKLAERTSGATKEIAQMIEQIRSHTTESVAGMNITVEKVGSVVASAEQARSAIERITKSAAVVEDAVGVINTALKEQTTASTQIASRVEQVAQMSEENTAAASATAASAQGLTVLATAMREEVKHFNV, from the coding sequence ATGCTGAGAACATTTCTTGACCGGCTGATGATGTGGCAGAAATTTATCATCCTGGCGGCATTGGGGATCGGCTTGGCACTCCCGCCGATCTATCTGTATTTCAATCATGCAAACACTGTCATCGATGTCTCTTTGAACGAGCAACTCGGCATCGGCCCAGGGAAAACCGCGCTCAATCTATTGCAACAGGTTCAACAGCACCGTGGACTCTCGGCTGCATTTCTTGGTGCAAGCCAACTTGCCGATAAGCGACAAGCGAAGCAGGAAGAAGTCGAAAAAACGCTCGCCCTGCTGGAAACCCAGCTGAAAGACCAATCCGGTGACCTCAAGGAGCAGCTGCAAAAGGTGCGGGCCGATTGGCAAGGATTGAGCGGCGGCGTGGCGGCGCGCAGCATTGACGTGCCGCAAAGTTATCAGCAACACACCGCGCTTTGTGTCTACCTGCTCAAGGTCGTCGAACAGATCGCGGATCAATTCGGCCTTTCCTTAGACCCGGACGCCGACACCTATTATTTGATGCGCGCGGTTTATGTAGACCTTCCTACGCTCGCGGAGAACTTGGGCCAGTTGCGCGCAAAGGGAGCAGGCCTGCTTGCCACCAAGCAGATCGATCAGAATGGCAAAGCCGTCATGTATGGCCTGCTATCAACGGCCCGCTCCGGCACGGAACGGATGGAGAATACGCTGAAGAAGGCTATTGCCGCGAACAGTGACCTTCAAGCGAAGATGGGTGCCTTGGTGGTCGAGGGAAGTAAAAATGCCCGCGATGCCGCTGAACTCGCTCGGAGCAAGGTTGCCAGCATGGATACGCTTGACTATCCCGCGCCCGACTACATCGCGTTCTTTACCCAGTCCATCGACGTAGAGTTCAAGCTTACGCATGCCGCCATGCAGCAACTCGATGATCTCATCGCGGCGAGGATCAGCCATCAGCGCAGCACCCGCAATCTCCTCTTCGCAGCGATAGCCGTGATGGCAAGCCTTGCCGCCGTCATCGGCTGGCTGGTCGCGGCGAGCATCTTGCGGCCCGTTCGCCAAGCGCTCGCGGCAGCGCAAGCCGTGGCTGCCGGTGATCTTACTCATGCCATTGAAACCGGAGGTAAAAGCGAAACGGGCCAGATGCTGAATGCTTTGGCCCTGATGCAGCAATCCTTGCACAAAACAATCACCAGTACGCGCGACCATGCGAATGAGTTGGCGAATGCCGCAGATGCATTGGCGACCAGTTCAACACAGGTATCTCAAGCCTCCAGCCAACAAAGTGAAACGACTGCGGCCATGGCGGCGGTGGTAGAACAATTGACGGTCAGCATCAGCCAGGTCAGCGACAACACCGATGATGCGGGGCGAGCTTCTGTGAACGCAGGGAAACTGTCGCAGGAAGGCACACTGGTTATCCAACAGACGGCAACCGATATCCGCGATATTGCGGCGAGCATCCGCTCGACGGCGACGACGATCAGCGAACTAGGAGAGCAATCCAAGCATATCAGCGGCATCGTTGCCGTGATCCGCGAAGTGGCGGACCAAACCAATCTACTGGCTTTGAATGCGGCCATCGAAGCCGCCCGTGCGGGGGAATATGGCCGTGGCTTCGCCGTTGTGGCCGATGAGGTACGTAAATTGGCCGAGCGCACCAGCGGGGCCACCAAGGAAATTGCGCAAATGATAGAGCAGATCAGATCTCATACCACCGAGTCGGTGGCGGGGATGAATATTACCGTGGAGAAAGTAGGCAGTGTGGTGGCGTCTGCGGAACAGGCACGCAGTGCGATAGAGCGAATCACGAAGAGCGCAGCGGTCGTCGAGGATGCCGTCGGCGTGATTAACACGGCGTTGAAAGAGCAAACGACAGCAAGTACCCAAATTGCCTCCCGCGTGGAGCAAGTGGCGCAGATGTCAGAAGAAAATACTGCCGCCGCTTCCGCAACTGCTGCCTCGGCACAGGGATTGACCGTGCTGGCGACCGCCATGCGAGAGGAAGTGAAGCACTTCAACGTGTAA
- a CDS encoding lysozyme, which yields MSTRLRILTASTAAVLALATPFVIQWEGKRNRTYLDVAGIPTACMGQTGERIKIGATYSDATCEAWLREELTETYAAVSRCIAVPMTPNQAAALTAFAYNVGSTGACQSAAARYARQSDWGKACRAIQINDAGQPAWSYVTDAKIGNKVYVQGLANRRAAERALCEGRVRHAV from the coding sequence ATGAGTACCCGGCTGCGCATTCTCACTGCCAGCACCGCCGCCGTGCTGGCCCTCGCCACGCCCTTCGTCATCCAATGGGAAGGCAAGCGCAATCGAACCTATCTCGATGTTGCCGGTATCCCCACGGCCTGCATGGGCCAGACTGGCGAGCGGATCAAAATCGGTGCGACTTACAGCGATGCCACCTGCGAGGCCTGGCTCCGCGAGGAACTGACCGAGACCTACGCCGCTGTCAGCCGCTGCATTGCCGTTCCCATGACGCCAAATCAGGCCGCCGCGCTGACCGCCTTCGCATACAACGTCGGTTCTACAGGCGCCTGCCAATCCGCTGCTGCTCGCTATGCTCGACAGAGTGACTGGGGAAAGGCGTGCCGCGCGATCCAGATCAACGATGCCGGCCAGCCGGCCTGGTCGTATGTGACCGACGCAAAGATCGGCAATAAGGTCTACGTGCAAGGTTTGGCGAATCGTCGTGCGGCAGAGCGGGCGCTGTGCGAAGGCAGGGTACGGCATGCAGTTTAG
- a CDS encoding phage tail protein: MALVQAIGQAATRAAAAAGRVGLVAAKLAQDPGQGAAMLQSVGGQAVSDIQAATSGLSQLRGTEQTLADTDRSAMGRAYGALDNAVVAIQDKGGRIVAAVSQASSATQQIAKQLAEAGQALKQANTRAQQQHPLAAGPVPTATPSPTTQRAATTSPFTGATGPASHLLILTAPSGTFYFNLSTAAHDSVKRQTAYNVASQDRLTRRPALQAVSQGGETITLSGAIFTAANFGTGAPGIGQLNRLRKIGYALEPVTLTTGFGEVLGRWYLTKIDEEQAGLLANGAPRKQTFTLEFQRYGEDYTNG, encoded by the coding sequence ATGGCACTCGTTCAAGCAATCGGCCAAGCCGCCACACGCGCAGCGGCGGCCGCCGGCCGGGTCGGACTGGTCGCGGCGAAGCTGGCGCAAGATCCTGGGCAGGGTGCGGCGATGCTGCAATCGGTCGGTGGGCAAGCGGTGTCTGATATCCAGGCAGCCACCTCGGGCTTGTCCCAGCTGCGCGGTACCGAGCAAACGCTTGCCGATACCGATCGGTCGGCCATGGGCCGCGCGTATGGCGCCCTGGATAATGCTGTGGTGGCGATTCAGGACAAAGGCGGCCGCATTGTTGCTGCGGTCTCCCAGGCCAGCAGTGCGACCCAGCAGATTGCCAAGCAACTGGCGGAAGCGGGCCAAGCCCTGAAGCAGGCCAATACCCGCGCCCAACAGCAGCATCCCTTGGCCGCCGGCCCGGTACCGACCGCTACACCGTCGCCGACCACCCAGCGCGCGGCAACCACGTCGCCTTTCACCGGCGCCACCGGCCCCGCTTCGCACCTGCTGATCCTCACTGCGCCGAGCGGTACCTTCTATTTCAACCTCAGCACCGCCGCGCACGACAGTGTGAAGCGCCAGACGGCCTACAACGTCGCCAGCCAGGACCGGCTGACGCGCCGGCCTGCGTTGCAAGCGGTCAGCCAGGGCGGGGAAACCATCACCTTGTCCGGCGCCATCTTTACCGCTGCCAATTTCGGTACCGGCGCGCCGGGTATCGGGCAACTCAATCGGCTGCGCAAGATCGGCTACGCCCTGGAGCCCGTCACGCTGACCACCGGCTTCGGTGAAGTCCTGGGCCGCTGGTACCTGACCAAGATCGACGAAGAGCAGGCCGGCCTGCTGGCGAATGGTGCCCCTCGCAAGCAAACCTTTACCTTGGAGTTCCAGCGCTATGGCGAGGACTATACGAACGGCTGA
- a CDS encoding phage late control D family protein encodes MKPDFQVLADEHDITALIRDRLIEIRVTDKPGLDSDSCEIELDDRDGKLTFPRKGAVLAVSLGWVGEGLNRLGRYRVDEIEVKGPPAAILIRCKAADVSEDSKTHRRNSWEDTSLSTIVGDIAGRHGWQPVCAVQAEIVRADQVGESDLHFLTRLARLHNATATVKAGKLLVLTRDSRQQASGGSMAELAISPAQCHSYSLVFPDRPAHAKVRTQWHDPKLGQPVPLVLPNPSAPPGATAIHIDRHIYANPQAARDAADSRLGALNRATASGHLVLARGDARVCAERKVRLKGFKPQVDGVFLAESVEHAYSHTGWITTVQLNAGNAGKPQVGRTSQTDLPIPAPPR; translated from the coding sequence ATGAAGCCCGACTTTCAAGTGCTGGCCGACGAACATGACATTACCGCCCTGATCCGCGACCGGCTGATCGAAATCCGCGTGACCGATAAACCCGGCCTGGATTCGGACAGCTGCGAGATCGAGCTGGATGACCGAGATGGGAAGCTGACGTTTCCGCGCAAGGGGGCGGTATTGGCGGTATCGTTGGGCTGGGTAGGCGAAGGCTTGAATCGCCTGGGCCGCTATCGGGTGGATGAGATCGAGGTGAAAGGCCCGCCGGCCGCCATCCTGATCCGTTGCAAAGCGGCTGATGTGAGCGAAGACAGCAAGACGCACCGGCGTAACAGCTGGGAGGACACCAGCCTATCCACCATCGTGGGCGATATCGCCGGCCGGCATGGCTGGCAACCGGTGTGTGCCGTGCAAGCGGAGATCGTGCGGGCCGATCAAGTGGGCGAAAGCGATCTGCACTTTCTGACGCGCTTGGCACGGCTGCACAACGCCACCGCCACTGTTAAAGCCGGCAAGTTGCTGGTCCTCACGCGTGATAGTAGGCAACAGGCCAGCGGCGGGAGCATGGCCGAGCTGGCCATTTCACCGGCGCAATGCCACAGCTATTCGCTGGTGTTTCCGGATCGACCCGCCCATGCCAAGGTTCGGACCCAGTGGCACGATCCCAAGTTAGGCCAGCCGGTACCGCTGGTCTTGCCTAACCCCTCTGCGCCACCAGGTGCGACAGCGATCCATATCGACCGCCATATCTACGCCAATCCGCAGGCAGCCCGCGACGCGGCCGATAGCCGGCTGGGTGCCCTCAATCGCGCCACCGCCAGCGGCCATCTGGTCCTGGCGCGTGGCGATGCCCGTGTATGTGCCGAGCGTAAAGTGCGTCTAAAGGGCTTTAAACCGCAGGTGGATGGTGTCTTTCTGGCCGAAAGTGTGGAACACGCCTATTCGCATACTGGCTGGATCACCACCGTGCAACTGAACGCCGGCAATGCCGGTAAGCCCCAGGTCGGCCGCACCAGCCAAACGGATCTGCCTATCCCCGCGCCGCCCCGCTAG